From Candidatus Acidulodesulfobacterium acidiphilum:
AGTAGGACTTGTTACTCTTATAGGTCTCGTAAGTAAACACGGCATTCTTATTACAAAGTTTGCAAACGATTTGCAGAAAGAAGGCATGGATAAACGAACCGCAATAGAGCAGGCGGCATCTATAAGGTTAAGGCCTATACTGATGACTACTTTTGCTATGGTTTTCGGCGTCATACCGTTGCTTCTCGCTTCCGGGGCAGGCGCTGTCAGCAGGTTTGATATAGGTTTGGTTATAGCCGCAGGACTCGGCATAGGTACGTTTTTAACTATATTTATAGTACCGACCGTATATATGTTCTTCGGTAAAGATTTGCATAAAAACAAAGAAAATGCCGACTAATTAGCCGGCTTATTTATTTGCGAAGTCTTAAGAAAAAGGTGTCAGATTAATTTTACGCATACGGATAAACGGATAAAGGTGTCACGGATAAAGATAAGGATAAAGGTGTCAGATTTATTTATTCTTTTACTCCTGACTGCGTTTGCGGGTTTTTAGCTGCGTAACAATAGTGCTATCGAAAAAGGTGTCAGATTAATTTTCCGCAAATATCTTTTTATATAAATTGAATATTTCGTCTGCGGAAAATAAAATCTGACACCTTTTTCTCAAAATCTGACTTTTTCTATTTTCGAAGTCTTGGATCGACGAGAGCATAAGCGATGTCGGCCAAAAGGTTGCCGATAAGAGTAAGTACCGCGCCTATTACGAGTATTCCCATTATAGTCGGATAGTCTCGCGCAAGGACGCTCTGATAGAAAAGCCTGCCCATTCCGTTTATATCGAAAATAGTTTCTATGATAACGCTTCCTCCTATAAGTCCCGGAACGCTTAACCCTAGTATTGTTATAAAAGGAATAAGGGCGTTTTTCATGGCATGCTTGTATATTACCGTCCGTTCTTTAAGCCCTTTAGCTCTTGCAGTCAGAATATAATCCTGCCTGTAAACTTCAAGCATATTGCCCTTCAAATATCTGGAAAGTCCGGCAATACCTCCGAACCCGGCGACGAATACGGGCATGACGAGATGCTTTGCTATATTTGCGATTTTGCCCCACCAGGGAAGAAAATTATAACCGGCAGAGGTTATACCTCCTATAGGCAGTATGTGCAAATCTATTCCGAAAAAAATAATTAAAAGAAGAGCGACCCAGAAAGACGGCGCCGCAAAACCGATAAAAACCAATACCGTGGTAATTTTATCGAAGATGGAATCGTGCTTAACCGCCGACATAACCCCCAGAGGAATAGAAAATAGGAATATAAAAAACATAGCAAGAGAGTTTATAATAATAGTTATGCCTATAGTTCTTTTTATTTCGGTAATGACCGGTTCATGGTTTGCGGTAAAAGAAACCCCGAAATTAAGCGTGACTATCCGTTTAAGCCATTCGTAATACTGGGTTAAAAGAGGTTTGTTTAAACCGTAAAGTTTTGAGAGCATCTCCCTCGAAGCAGCCGAAACCTTCGGATTTAAACCCAACTGTTCGGTAAGGGGGTTGCCCGGCGCAAGGTGTATAACGAAAAATGATATTAAAGTGATTCCTATTAAAATAGGTATCATAAAAAAAATTCGTTTTATAATATATATTCCCATGACGTGAGCGTTGCCCTAAAAAAAATTTTATTTTTATAAAGCTATATTATATATTATAATATTCGATAATTAAAATTAAAAATTTGATTTAAATCATGAACGAAATAATAAACGCTTTTAAAAAAAATAAACTCGCCTTATACTCTTTGATTTTTATTTTGCTTATTATTCTGGCAGCCGTATTTGCGCCTTATATATCTCCGTACAATCCGGATAAAATAAACGTAAACGCAATACTTCAGCCGCCGAGTTTTGCGCATATCCTTGGAACCGATCAGCTTGGACGCGACGTTTTTTCAAGACTCATTTACGGTTCTAGAATTTCCGTAGAAGTAGGTTTTATATCGGTTTCCATATCTCTTTTTATAGGGATAATTATAGGCGCTTTTGCTGGGTATTATGCCGGTTTGACGGACGGTTTTCTAATGAGATTCGTCGATATCATGCTGACCTTCCCGTCTTTTTTTCTTATTCTTGCGGTAAGCGCGATTTTAAGACCCTCTATCATAAACATTATGATTATAATAGGCTTAACTTCATGGATGGGCGTCGCCAGAATAATCAGGGCAGAATTTATGCAAAACAGGGAAAAAGACTATGTCCTATCGGCTAAAGCGGCGGGAGCTTCAGACCTCTATATTATGTTTATCGAAATTTTACCGAACGTCGTCGCTCCTATTTTAGTTTCGGCAACGCTTGGAATAGCCGGAGCAATCTTAATACAGGCGTCTTTAGCTTTTCTCGGGATTGGTATTATGCCGCCTACGCCTAGTTGGGGAGGAATGCTTTCGCGAGGGAAAACCTATATAATGGTAGCATGGTGGCTGACGCTGTTTCCGGGTATTGCAATTTTACTTACCGTCCTAAGTTTTAATTTAGTCGGTGAAGCAGTCAGAAATGCCCTCGACCCCAGATATTCGACTGAGAAATAGTACTGTGAGGGAATTCAATTCTGTCGCCGTAACAAATTGGAAGGACGGAATTCGCAGGAAAAGGTGTCAGATTTTATTTTTGACACCTTTTCCTTTAAAAAAAAGCTCAAAAATGCTAATATAATCTATGTATATTTATTATTAATTAAATTTTAAAGAGGTCTTTACAATGAACGCTTACAAGCAACTTAAGGTAATTATTTTATTTTTATCCGTTATTTTTATTTCAGGTTTAATGCTAACGGGTTGCGCGACTACGCGCGATATTACGGGCAAACCCATATCGACTTCCAATGTAGATAAAATAATAAACGGAACGACGACAAAATCGCAGATAATTTCCATGTTCGGACCGCCTTATTCTATAAAGAAAAATCCTTTTAAACCCGGCGTGGTTACTTATAAATACAGATTCAGATATAAAAAATACGTTCATTTAGGAAATGAAATTCTTACTACTTCGACGAGAAAATTTAAAGAAAAATTATATATAGTTATTAAAAACGGAATAGTTATAAGCCATAGTTTTACGACTACGGGAAACACATCGCTAAGGAGGATTTTAAAAAAAGAAAAACAATGAAAATAAAATTTACGAAACTTCATGGAGCCGGCAACGACTATCTTTATATAGACGGCATTAACGATATTCCTGCCTGTGTTGTCGGTAATACGTATAGTAATAATTTCTATAACGAACTCTCGGAGAAAATCAGCGATAGGCATTTTGGAGTTGGTTCAGACGGCATTATAATAATTTTGCCTCCTTCGTCAAATGAAGAGTTTGGGGTTAAGCCGGATTTTAGAATGAGGATGTTTAATGCAGACGGTTCTGAAGGAGAAATGTGCGGCAACGGAATAAGATGCTTTGCAAAATATGTTTACGATAAGCATCTTACGGATAAAAAGATTATAAATATCGAAACTCTTGCGGGAGTTAAAACGGTGGAAGTTTTTTTGGCGGAAGGAACGGGCACGGTAAAAGAAGCAAAGGTTTTTATGGGTATTCCAGAGTTTGAGGCAAGTAAAATTCCGGCAATTTTTCAAAAAACGGAAATCATCAACGAAAAAATAAACGTAAAGAATAAGAACTTTACCGTATCCTGCGTTTCAATGGGTAATCCGCATTGCGTTACTTTCGTAGATGACGTAAAAAATTTTGATGTTCATTATTACGGACATATTATAGAAAACGATACTATGTTTCCTAATCGGGTCAATATAGAGTTTGTTCAACTGCTCGACGACGGAAACGTGATAGTAAGAACATGGGAAAGAGGCTCAGGCGAAACTCTGGCGTGCGGTACAGGCGCATGCGCAGTTTATTCGGTCATAAAAAAAACCGGCAAAATAGACTTGGGCGAAAAGGAGCTTAAGGTTAATTTATACGGCGGAACGCTTAAAATATCGGGAGATATAAATAAAGGCATATATATGGTCGGTCCAGCCGAAGAAGTTTTTAGCGGTTATTTTAATTTTTAATTATGAAAAAAGCGAGTTTATTAGCTTATATATTGTTTGCCGTCGTCCTGCTTAACTGTTGTTTTTCAGATTATGCTTTTTCTTTTGTCGATTATTTAAGTAAAAATTCAAAACCTTATCTCAATTACAATAACGAAGGCGTTTTTAAAAAAGCTTTTAACAGTTTTGTTTCCGGCAGATATAAAACTGCTGCTGGAGAATTTTGGCTTTATTTGCACAGGGGAGGTAAAACGCTCGGTAATTTTGCGCTTTATTATCAGGGGTTGTCTTTTATCAATCTTAAAGAATACGGAAAAGCGGATTATGTTCTAATGAAACTATCAATTTCTTATCCTAATTTCGTTTTTTATAAAAACACTATTTTTTATTTGGCTATATCTGAAGAAAAAACGGGAAACTATGTTTCAGAAATATCCCATTTTAAATATATTATTGCACGTTCAAAAAAATCGTCCGTACGTTCTTTTGCAATGTACGATGTATATAAAGCATATGCGAAGCTGAAAGATTATAAGCTTGCGGATAAATATTTAAAGCGGCTTTATATAGATTACCCTTACTTTTGCAAAATTCATCATATAAAAATAAAAAATGCTTTTTTAAATTTATCCGAAAAAATTAAACGTGGAGAAGATTTATATTATGATTCCTATTATACAGAATCTATTGCCATACTAAAGACGGTCGCTTTAAAAGACAAAAAAGCAAAATTAATCATTTTGAAAGATTTGATGAATATTAAAAGTTCTTTGTTTTTAGATAAAGTTGATAAATGTTTAAAATACGAAAAAAATAAATCATGCTATGAATATTACGGAGTAAAAAATTTAAAAATACTAGATTTGAAAGCCCGTTATTATTACATTAGCGGGCAAACTCAAAAAACGTTTTTAATTTTAAACTCTATATCGGAGAAATATGGATTTCTTAACCGAAGGCTTAAAAATATTTACGGGAATATTTTGTGGAGTCGCATTTTAAACGATCTGAAATCAGGGGAATTATTGAGCGCGGCAAAAAGGCTTAAGTCTTTTTTTATTATAGACGATTCCGTAAACCAAAACACGGCAAGATTTCTATTCTGGTACGGCATTATACTTGAAAAATTAGGCTATAAAAAAAGAGCCCTTTTTTATTTTAATTTGATAAGAGCTTCGAGGATTTTAAGGTATTCTTATTACGGTATTATGTCGGACATATTTGTCAGCAGAATAACCGGCGCCGCAGATTACTCTTCGGAAGTCTTGAACAATGGCGATATCCGCAGTTATAGCATTGTATCTTTGAAATATGCATCCGAATTTAAAAAAGCAATAAATAATAATTATGCCTTAAATTTAAGATTTAAGAGATTAAAAGCGCTTTTGAATCTAAATATTTATTCTCTTTCTTATATAGAACTGCGGAAAATAGCGTTAATGAATGATAATAATAAAAATTTCGACGTTTTTTTGATATATTTACTTTATAAAAAAGGATATTACGGGTCGGCCATTAACATTGCTTTCACTTTAATTTTTAAAAATGACGATTATAGGCAATTGCTCTTAAATAAAAAATTTTTAGAAATTCTTTATCCAAAGCCTTATTACGGCTATGTAGAAAAATACTCTTCAAAGTACGGTATCCCGGTAGATTTAATATACGGCATAATGAGGCAGGAAAGCCTTTATAATCCCATATGTTATTCCGGCGCAAACGCAATAGGTCTTATGCAGATTATTCCGTCCACCGGTTACTATATAGCAAGCCATACCGGCTGCTATAATTTTAATCCTTCCATGCTATACAGCAAGCATATAAATATAAGTTTCGGCTCATATTATTTGAAGACCCTTCTCGATCAGTTTAACGGAAAAAAATATCTTGCCATAGCTTCTTATAATGCAGGACCGGGAGCCGTTTCATACTGGAAAAACAATCTTTTAAAAAATGATGCAATGCCTCTTTTTATAGAACTTATACCGTTTAATCAAACAAGGACTTACGTTAAAAGAGTTTTGGCAAATTATTATGTTTATAATTTTCTTTATAATTAACCAACATATATGAAGAAAAGTTCCGATTTTGACGATACAGCAAGTAAAATTACGGAAGAAAAAGCAAAGCAAAGAATAGCAGAGCTTACCGATGCCTTGAACTATCACAATTACAGGTATTATATGCTTGAAGATCCCGTTATTTCCGACTTTGAATTCGACAAACTTATGCGCGAATTATCGGATCTTGAGCGAAAATATCCTCAATTCGTAAGGCAGGATTCACCCTCCAAGAGAGTCGGCGGCGCGGTTAGCGAAAAATTCAGCCAGGTTAAGCATAACGTCCCTATGCTATCCTTGGATAATGCTTATTCGCGTGAAGAAGTTTTAGAATTCGACGCAAAAGTAAAAAGATTCCTTGGATATGAGGCGGCAGAAAATATAGATTATGAATGCGAACTCAAATTTGACGGACTTGCCGTTGAAATTGTTTATAAAAACGGCTTTTTCGTTCAAGGTTCTACCAGAGGCGACGGCGTTATCGGAGAAGACGTAACAGCAAACTTAAGAACTATAAATACGATACCGTTAAAACTTTTAAAAGATATAGAATATATAGAGGTGCGCGGAGAAGTTTTGATGGATAAAAAATCTTTCAAAAGCCTTAACGAAGAAAGATTAAAAGAAGGTTTAAGCCTGTTTGCGAATCCAAGAAACGCCGCTTCGGGCAGTATAAGGCAGTTAGACCCAGATATAACAAAGAAACGAAATCTTATAATGTTTGCTTACGGGGTCGGCGATTATTCCATAAAAGACGTGTCCGATTTTAATACGCAGTTCGAGATGATGAATTTTTTAAAAACCGCAGGCATTAACATAAATAAAAAAATAAAATTGGTAAAAGGTATATCGGGAGCGGTAAATTTTTTTGACGATATAGCAGAAATAAGAGAATCTCTGCCTTTTGAAATTGACGGCATAGTTATAAAAGTAAACGATATCGGACTTCAAAAAAAACTTGGCGAAATATCTAAAAGCCCAAGGTGGGCTATCGCCTATAAATTCTTGGCTAAGCAGGAAACATCGGACATAATCGATATAGAAGTTTCTGTTGGAAGGACGGGTATTTTAACTCCGGTCGCTATTTTAAAACCGGTTAATATCGGCGGAGTAGTAGTCAAGAGGGCTACGCTTCATAATCAGGATGAAATAGACAAGAAAAATATAAATATAGGCGATAAAGTTCTTGTAGAAAGGTCTGGAGACGTTATTCCCGAGGTGGTTAAAGTAATATCGAAAGGCAGACATAACGGAGCGTTTAAACTGCCTGAGTCTTGTCCATGTTGCGGTTCTTCGGTCGTTATAGACGGCGCAGCCCACAGATGCATGAATGAACTTGCATGCCCATGCCAGATTAAGGGGGCTATCGTTCATTTTGCATCGAAAAGAGCTATGGACATAGAAGGACTCGGCGAAAAAATAGTCGATAAGTTAGTGGAAAAAGGTTTAATAAAAAATGTCGCAGATATTTATTATTTAAAGCGCGGAGATTTAAGCGGGCTTGAAGGTTTTGGGGAAAAGTCGGAAGAAAATCTTTTTAATTCTATTGAAAAATCTAAAAATATATCATATGATAGATTTGTTTATGCGCTCGGCATAAGACACGTCGGAGAGCATATAGCCGATTTATTAGTCAGGTATTTCGGCGATATAGAAGGTATAAAAAAAGCGGATACAGAAGAGCTGTCTTCCAAGTATGGAATAGGAGAAGAAATAGGCAGGTCTATTTATAATTTTTTTAGATTGGATTCTAACGTCGAGGTCATAAAAAGACTTTTCAATGCGGGCGTTTCTCCTTATAAAGCAAAAGTTCAAAGCAGAAACGAAAACGGTGCCGTTTACGGAAAAAGTTTTATTTTTACCGGAACTCTTAAAGATTTTACTAGAGGAGAAGCTGAAAATATAGTAAAGGCGGCGGGAGGCATCATAGAAAAGACGATTAAAAAGAAGTTGGATTACGTGGTCGCCGGTTCCGATCCTGGTTCGAAGTACGATAAAGCCGTAAAACTTAATCTTAATATAATAAACGAGGATGAATTTAAAAAAATACTTAATAAATAAAATAACTTAGCAAAATATTTGAATCGAGCAAATAAATTTAAACTTTTAATAACGGGTGTATTTATGTCAAAGTTAAAGTATTATGTTTTAGCGATGTTTTTTTTATGTTTAACCGTTTTTATCAATACGTCTTCGGCGCATGCATTTCTTACTCCCAGACTGACAAGGAACATACCGGTAGGCAATATGCCTTACGGAGTTTCTTTTTCTTCTAACGGAAATTATGCCCTCGTGACCAATGCCGACGACGATACGGTATCCGTAGTGAGTATGGCCACTAAAGGGGTCGTAGCTGCAATAAAGGTCGGAGTCCATCCGACAGGGGTCGCTATTGCCCCTTCGCTGACTTTTGCTTATGTTTCAAATACGGCTTCCGGCAACGTAAGCCTTTTAAATATGTCGACATTAACTAAAGCTTTAAATATCCATACCGGAGGAACGCCCTTAAATATAGTTTTTACGCATGACTCCAGATACGCGTTCGTAACGAATATACACGATAACGACGTAGACGTTATAAATACCGTTCAAAATGCCGTTATCAAGAGAATAAGAGTCGGAAAAGAACCTCAGGGAATCGCAATTTCTCCGAACGGAAAGATAATAATAGTAACTAATGCCGGCGGTTCGTCTATTTCGATAATAAACGTATCTACATTTTCGGTTGTAAGAAATATACATACCGGATTGAATCCTACTTCCGTTGCTTTTTCTCCGTCGGGGGCACCGGTAAAATATTTTTATGTGGCATCTGGCAAGAAAAATAAAATTTACGTATATAACGAAAAGAATTTTGCGCTGGTCAAAAAAATTAAGACATTGTCCGATCCTTCATCCGTAGCTTTAACTCCAGACGGAATGATGCTATTTGTAGTAAATTATCAAAATATGGCAGTTACTATATATAATGCCGTTCATTTTAATCATATCAAAACTATTAATATGCCTTCCGGGCCTATAAATGTATCTGTCGCTCCGGACGGCAGCGCAGCTTTGGTAACGGTAACCCGTGCGGCAAGCGCGGCTTTTATAAGGATAAAGAAGACGAATACCGTTTACGCTAAGATAGCCCCGCCTTCTCCCGTGACTGTAAGTACTCCCGTTTCAGGAGTTCCCGGTCAAACGCCTACAGAAGCTGCGGCTGCTATAACGGCCCCTGCTCCTGCTCCGGTTTATACGACGCCTCCGTCAAATTACGTTCCTAAGCCTTTTGGGAAACTTGCTACGGTTTATACAGGCAAAGGGCCGACTGCGGAAGCTATTACTCCGGACGGAAGATATCTTTACGTTATAAATACTCAGGCATCTACATTAAGTATAATAAATATTGCAAAAGATGAAGTCGTTAAAACCATTAAAGTAGGAAATTATCCGTCCGCCGTCAGAATCTCGCCGGAAGGGCATTACTGTTTCGTCGTTAATTCTGGTTCTA
This genomic window contains:
- a CDS encoding ABC transporter permease; the protein is MNEIINAFKKNKLALYSLIFILLIILAAVFAPYISPYNPDKINVNAILQPPSFAHILGTDQLGRDVFSRLIYGSRISVEVGFISVSISLFIGIIIGAFAGYYAGLTDGFLMRFVDIMLTFPSFFLILAVSAILRPSIINIMIIIGLTSWMGVARIIRAEFMQNREKDYVLSAKAAGASDLYIMFIEILPNVVAPILVSATLGIAGAILIQASLAFLGIGIMPPTPSWGGMLSRGKTYIMVAWWLTLFPGIAILLTVLSFNLVGEAVRNALDPRYSTEK
- the ligA gene encoding NAD-dependent DNA ligase LigA; translation: MKKSSDFDDTASKITEEKAKQRIAELTDALNYHNYRYYMLEDPVISDFEFDKLMRELSDLERKYPQFVRQDSPSKRVGGAVSEKFSQVKHNVPMLSLDNAYSREEVLEFDAKVKRFLGYEAAENIDYECELKFDGLAVEIVYKNGFFVQGSTRGDGVIGEDVTANLRTINTIPLKLLKDIEYIEVRGEVLMDKKSFKSLNEERLKEGLSLFANPRNAASGSIRQLDPDITKKRNLIMFAYGVGDYSIKDVSDFNTQFEMMNFLKTAGININKKIKLVKGISGAVNFFDDIAEIRESLPFEIDGIVIKVNDIGLQKKLGEISKSPRWAIAYKFLAKQETSDIIDIEVSVGRTGILTPVAILKPVNIGGVVVKRATLHNQDEIDKKNINIGDKVLVERSGDVIPEVVKVISKGRHNGAFKLPESCPCCGSSVVIDGAAHRCMNELACPCQIKGAIVHFASKRAMDIEGLGEKIVDKLVEKGLIKNVADIYYLKRGDLSGLEGFGEKSEENLFNSIEKSKNISYDRFVYALGIRHVGEHIADLLVRYFGDIEGIKKADTEELSSKYGIGEEIGRSIYNFFRLDSNVEVIKRLFNAGVSPYKAKVQSRNENGAVYGKSFIFTGTLKDFTRGEAENIVKAAGGIIEKTIKKKLDYVVAGSDPGSKYDKAVKLNLNIINEDEFKKILNK
- a CDS encoding lytic transglycosylase domain-containing protein, with the translated sequence MKKASLLAYILFAVVLLNCCFSDYAFSFVDYLSKNSKPYLNYNNEGVFKKAFNSFVSGRYKTAAGEFWLYLHRGGKTLGNFALYYQGLSFINLKEYGKADYVLMKLSISYPNFVFYKNTIFYLAISEEKTGNYVSEISHFKYIIARSKKSSVRSFAMYDVYKAYAKLKDYKLADKYLKRLYIDYPYFCKIHHIKIKNAFLNLSEKIKRGEDLYYDSYYTESIAILKTVALKDKKAKLIILKDLMNIKSSLFLDKVDKCLKYEKNKSCYEYYGVKNLKILDLKARYYYISGQTQKTFLILNSISEKYGFLNRRLKNIYGNILWSRILNDLKSGELLSAAKRLKSFFIIDDSVNQNTARFLFWYGIILEKLGYKKRALFYFNLIRASRILRYSYYGIMSDIFVSRITGAADYSSEVLNNGDIRSYSIVSLKYASEFKKAINNNYALNLRFKRLKALLNLNIYSLSYIELRKIALMNDNNKNFDVFLIYLLYKKGYYGSAINIAFTLIFKNDDYRQLLLNKKFLEILYPKPYYGYVEKYSSKYGIPVDLIYGIMRQESLYNPICYSGANAIGLMQIIPSTGYYIASHTGCYNFNPSMLYSKHINISFGSYYLKTLLDQFNGKKYLAIASYNAGPGAVSYWKNNLLKNDAMPLFIELIPFNQTRTYVKRVLANYYVYNFLYN
- a CDS encoding diaminopimelate epimerase, encoding MKFTKLHGAGNDYLYIDGINDIPACVVGNTYSNNFYNELSEKISDRHFGVGSDGIIIILPPSSNEEFGVKPDFRMRMFNADGSEGEMCGNGIRCFAKYVYDKHLTDKKIINIETLAGVKTVEVFLAEGTGTVKEAKVFMGIPEFEASKIPAIFQKTEIINEKINVKNKNFTVSCVSMGNPHCVTFVDDVKNFDVHYYGHIIENDTMFPNRVNIEFVQLLDDGNVIVRTWERGSGETLACGTGACAVYSVIKKTGKIDLGEKELKVNLYGGTLKISGDINKGIYMVGPAEEVFSGYFNF
- a CDS encoding ABC transporter permease — its product is MGIYIIKRIFFMIPILIGITLISFFVIHLAPGNPLTEQLGLNPKVSAASREMLSKLYGLNKPLLTQYYEWLKRIVTLNFGVSFTANHEPVITEIKRTIGITIIINSLAMFFIFLFSIPLGVMSAVKHDSIFDKITTVLVFIGFAAPSFWVALLLIIFFGIDLHILPIGGITSAGYNFLPWWGKIANIAKHLVMPVFVAGFGGIAGLSRYLKGNMLEVYRQDYILTARAKGLKERTVIYKHAMKNALIPFITILGLSVPGLIGGSVIIETIFDINGMGRLFYQSVLARDYPTIMGILVIGAVLTLIGNLLADIAYALVDPRLRK